In one Moritella sp. 5 genomic region, the following are encoded:
- a CDS encoding DMT family transporter yields MKNQKKAMLFGFITVLLWSTVASAFKITLSHFAPIQMVLIASLTSIVLLLGLAYQQKKLYLLKQYFVKQPLFYLTLGVINPFLYYLVLFKAYDLLPASQAQALNYTWAITLTLLSVPFLGQKIRKKDWVAILFSYTGALIIATKGDLLGLNFESPLGVVFALLSTLIWASYWIINAKNNNDPIISLLLGFLLSLPFTLVATALLADFNFSSVEGILGAIYIGLFEMGISFVLWLMAIKLATNTAQVSNLIFISPFISLFLLSAIVGEEIHPSTFIGLVTIIIGLVIQQINWRKKRSTVTAK; encoded by the coding sequence ATGAAAAATCAAAAAAAAGCTATGCTGTTCGGCTTTATTACAGTCTTACTCTGGTCCACGGTAGCCTCCGCATTTAAAATTACGCTTAGCCATTTTGCACCCATTCAAATGGTTCTAATTGCCTCATTGACCAGTATTGTTCTACTGCTGGGTCTTGCTTACCAGCAAAAAAAATTATATTTACTTAAACAATATTTTGTTAAGCAGCCGCTATTCTATTTAACACTGGGGGTAATTAATCCGTTTCTCTATTATTTAGTGTTATTTAAAGCCTATGACTTACTGCCCGCATCACAAGCCCAAGCCTTAAATTATACTTGGGCAATCACACTGACATTATTATCAGTGCCTTTTTTAGGCCAAAAGATCCGAAAAAAAGACTGGGTGGCAATCTTATTCAGTTATACCGGAGCCTTAATTATTGCCACTAAGGGGGATCTATTAGGCCTTAATTTTGAAAGTCCACTTGGGGTTGTATTTGCATTGTTAAGTACATTGATTTGGGCAAGTTACTGGATTATTAATGCGAAAAATAACAATGACCCTATTATTAGTCTGTTACTTGGGTTTTTATTAAGTTTACCCTTTACCCTCGTCGCAACAGCGCTACTCGCAGACTTTAATTTTAGTTCTGTCGAAGGTATTTTAGGCGCGATTTATATCGGCTTATTTGAAATGGGGATTTCATTTGTATTGTGGTTAATGGCCATTAAATTAGCCACCAATACCGCACAGGTAAGTAACCTTATCTTTATTTCGCCATTTATCTCGCTGTTTTTATTAAGTGCCATTGTTGGTGAAGAAATTCATCCTTCGACCTTCATCGGCTTAGTAACAATTATCATCGGACTCGTTATCCAACAAATTAACTGGCGTAAAAAACGTAGTACCGTAACAGCGAAATAA
- a CDS encoding aminopeptidase P family protein: MPQTIEQKLAVIRTHMNAANLDAFIVPRADEYLGEYVPAHNERLLWCSDFTGSAGTAIILKDRAAIFTDGRYTIQVKQQVNGDCFEFYHLIETPHVTWLSEQLPANANVGYDAKVHNLNWHNASKKTLADKQINLVAVNENPVDLSWSDRPIPTENLGLLLDEKYTGQSSLEKRQQIGADIEKQGADAVIISALDSIAWLLNIRGKDIHCFCVILGSAVLRKDGSMTFFTNPSKIPAGFHEHVGAGVKIVDESQATVTYQALGEQQLDVLADPEASNAFSQLTAQQAGATLIAGNDPVALPKACKNAVELAGMRASHIRDGASEVRFLNWLETEVTAGRLHDEGYLSDKLTSFRASNENFVELSFDTISAAGGNAAMCHYNHNNGVPAQLPMDSIYLFDSGAQYLDGTTDITRTVAIGTPSAEHKKMFTLVLKGHIALAKMKFPAGTNGGQLDSLARQFLWQQGYDYDHGTGHGVGCFLNVHEGPHRIGKNANGVALEPGMVVSNEPGYYKQDEYGIRCENLIYVVAKDNGHDGKTFYEFETLTLVPFDLHLIDQQLLSQDEVNWINTYHAQVRDALSPLLTGADLQWLSQATHAI; encoded by the coding sequence ATGCCTCAAACAATAGAACAGAAATTAGCAGTAATACGTACCCATATGAATGCAGCAAACTTAGACGCATTTATCGTTCCGCGCGCAGATGAGTACCTTGGCGAATACGTACCAGCACATAATGAACGCCTATTATGGTGCAGTGACTTTACCGGCTCAGCAGGCACGGCAATAATCTTAAAAGATCGCGCCGCCATTTTTACCGATGGTCGTTATACAATTCAGGTTAAGCAGCAAGTTAATGGCGATTGCTTTGAGTTTTATCATCTTATCGAAACACCACATGTTACTTGGTTAAGTGAACAATTACCCGCCAATGCAAATGTCGGTTATGACGCCAAAGTACATAATTTAAATTGGCATAACGCCAGTAAAAAAACCTTAGCAGATAAACAAATAAACTTAGTGGCAGTCAATGAAAACCCTGTTGATTTGAGCTGGTCAGATAGACCTATACCAACAGAAAATTTAGGCCTGTTACTCGATGAGAAATACACTGGCCAGTCAAGTTTAGAAAAACGCCAACAGATTGGTGCCGATATTGAGAAGCAAGGTGCTGATGCCGTTATTATCAGCGCGTTAGATTCTATTGCTTGGTTATTGAATATCCGTGGTAAAGACATTCATTGCTTCTGCGTGATCTTAGGCAGTGCGGTATTACGTAAAGACGGTTCGATGACATTCTTCACCAATCCATCGAAGATCCCCGCTGGTTTTCACGAACACGTTGGCGCTGGTGTTAAGATTGTTGATGAATCACAGGCAACTGTAACTTACCAAGCGCTCGGAGAACAGCAATTAGATGTATTAGCAGATCCTGAAGCATCAAATGCATTCAGCCAGCTAACCGCACAGCAAGCTGGTGCGACTCTCATTGCAGGCAATGATCCAGTAGCATTACCAAAAGCCTGTAAAAATGCAGTTGAACTTGCAGGTATGCGTGCCTCACATATTCGTGACGGCGCTTCAGAAGTACGCTTCCTTAATTGGCTAGAAACAGAAGTTACCGCAGGGCGTTTGCATGATGAAGGTTACCTTTCTGACAAGCTGACAAGTTTCCGTGCATCGAATGAGAACTTCGTTGAATTAAGTTTTGATACTATTTCAGCAGCAGGTGGTAATGCCGCTATGTGTCACTACAATCATAATAATGGCGTGCCAGCACAACTCCCAATGGACAGTATTTACCTGTTCGATTCAGGCGCTCAATACCTTGATGGTACAACCGATATTACCCGTACTGTTGCCATCGGTACACCGAGTGCTGAGCATAAGAAAATGTTCACCTTGGTATTAAAAGGCCATATCGCACTGGCTAAAATGAAATTCCCAGCAGGCACTAACGGTGGTCAACTGGATTCACTCGCGCGTCAATTCTTATGGCAACAAGGTTATGATTATGACCACGGAACTGGGCATGGTGTAGGTTGTTTCTTGAATGTACACGAAGGTCCACACCGTATTGGTAAAAACGCTAACGGCGTAGCATTAGAACCGGGTATGGTGGTATCCAATGAGCCGGGTTACTACAAACAAGATGAATATGGTATCCGTTGTGAGAACCTAATTTATGTTGTTGCTAAAGATAATGGCCATGATGGCAAGACATTCTACGAATTTGAAACATTAACACTGGTTCCTTTTGATTTGCATCTGATAGATCAACAGCTACTCTCACAAGACGAAGTAAACTGGATCAATACTTATCACGCTCAAGTACGTGACGCATTATCCCCATTGTTAACCGGTGCTGATTTACAGTGGCTATCTCAAGCCACACACGCTATTTAA
- a CDS encoding Dyp-type peroxidase → MTQPQIAIFNEQSQSYHHLEYKLKEDVYLANIQSALQKALCKQTNDINIVIAFGRSATNTLLPDLQLTAFDDFTEIASPHGKKAIASQGDIMFWIHSDNASHTLEQAFHIQSVISTIAEIQLDISGFQYHKNRDLIGFVDGTANPKEDARQLASLIPKGQPGAGGSFVLSQQWVHDLSSFNAMPIPEQEAVVGRTKEDDIELSGDAMPANSHVSRTDVSGMKIYRRSSPYGNASEHGLYFLAFACEQLRFTTQLQRMYGIPDGVTDRLIDYSDAVTGSYWFAPSQTELDTLMN, encoded by the coding sequence ATGACCCAACCACAGATCGCTATTTTTAACGAACAAAGCCAAAGCTATCATCATTTAGAATACAAATTGAAAGAGGATGTTTACTTAGCCAATATCCAAAGTGCACTGCAAAAAGCATTATGCAAACAAACAAATGACATTAACATCGTAATTGCCTTTGGTCGTAGTGCCACGAATACGCTATTACCTGATTTACAACTTACTGCATTTGACGATTTTACCGAGATAGCGAGTCCGCACGGCAAAAAAGCCATCGCGAGCCAAGGTGATATAATGTTTTGGATCCATAGCGACAATGCTAGCCATACCTTAGAGCAAGCATTTCATATCCAATCGGTGATAAGTACAATTGCCGAGATCCAACTGGATATTTCCGGTTTCCAGTACCATAAAAATCGCGATCTCATTGGTTTTGTTGATGGCACAGCGAATCCAAAAGAAGATGCGCGTCAATTAGCGTCGTTGATCCCAAAAGGACAACCGGGTGCAGGCGGTAGCTTTGTGCTATCACAACAATGGGTTCACGATTTAAGTAGTTTTAATGCGATGCCAATACCGGAGCAAGAAGCGGTTGTCGGTCGTACTAAAGAAGACGATATTGAGTTATCCGGCGATGCGATGCCAGCTAATTCACACGTCAGCCGCACCGATGTATCGGGAATGAAGATATATCGTCGTAGTTCGCCTTATGGTAACGCATCCGAACACGGACTATACTTTTTAGCATTCGCATGTGAACAATTACGCTTTACGACTCAGCTACAACGTATGTATGGAATACCTGACGGAGTCACAGACAGATTAATTGATTATTCAGATGCTGTAACAGGATCATATTGGTTTGCCCCTTCTCAAACAGAACTCGACACATTAATGAATTAA
- a CDS encoding dihydrofolate reductase family protein encodes MSNVILYIATSLDGYIAKTDHDISWLSHIEVKGEDYGYQQFFDGVSAVIMGNSSFQVIKDFADWPYADKQCFVASHSPDITPNDSVTFITDPAATIKQLKVSSEGNIWLLGGANLADSLLRLDLVDELILSTIPILLGNGIRLFNAPLPELGVTLLSSQSYPSGLIQTHYKIIKNNKNE; translated from the coding sequence ATGTCGAACGTTATTTTGTATATAGCTACTAGCCTTGATGGTTACATAGCCAAAACGGACCATGACATCTCATGGCTCTCACATATAGAAGTAAAAGGTGAAGATTACGGCTATCAACAATTTTTCGATGGTGTCAGTGCCGTGATCATGGGGAACAGTTCTTTTCAGGTGATTAAAGACTTTGCCGATTGGCCTTATGCTGATAAGCAATGCTTTGTCGCCTCTCACTCACCTGATATTACCCCGAATGATAGCGTCACCTTTATTACCGATCCGGCAGCAACGATCAAACAATTAAAAGTCAGTTCTGAAGGTAATATTTGGTTACTTGGTGGCGCTAACTTGGCCGATTCTTTATTACGGCTAGATTTAGTTGATGAATTAATTTTATCTACCATTCCAATTTTACTCGGTAATGGCATACGTTTATTTAATGCGCCTCTGCCAGAACTGGGAGTAACGCTATTATCCTCTCAATCCTATCCATCAGGACTGATACAAACACATTATAAGATAATAAAAAACAACAAAAATGAATGA
- a CDS encoding copper chaperone PCu(A)C, whose protein sequence is MQRSIITTLIATAILSAAPTFAAEKTNMMIMDAWVRAAPPSAKVQAAFFTVMNHSDKPIVITDVEAQGFGRSELHLSGKKDGMMTMQKQQKVTIPANAVFKFKPGSYHVMLLEPNKIAAPGELVNVSFTLLNGEKISTKMPVKRDNSKTKMDHTNMKHN, encoded by the coding sequence ATGCAAAGATCAATAATTACCACGCTTATCGCAACTGCTATTTTATCTGCAGCACCGACGTTTGCGGCAGAAAAAACTAATATGATGATAATGGACGCTTGGGTTCGAGCTGCACCACCATCTGCAAAAGTACAAGCAGCTTTTTTCACTGTTATGAATCACAGTGATAAACCAATAGTGATCACAGATGTTGAAGCGCAAGGTTTTGGCCGTAGCGAACTGCATTTATCTGGTAAAAAAGATGGCATGATGACAATGCAAAAACAGCAGAAAGTAACAATTCCTGCCAATGCTGTTTTTAAATTTAAGCCGGGTAGCTACCATGTAATGTTATTAGAACCAAACAAGATCGCGGCGCCGGGTGAGTTAGTCAACGTATCCTTCACTTTGTTAAATGGTGAAAAAATTAGTACAAAAATGCCAGTTAAACGTGATAACAGTAAGACTAAAATGGATCACACTAATATGAAACATAATTAG
- a CDS encoding SCO family protein yields the protein MKKSKAIIAAGIIGLSALGAIIANNIQQSNLPTFTTAYSQPKQISLPDFELGDNKEYTKALFKGKWSLVFFGYASCPDICPTELYNLNNVANIMTDAGKTMPQVVFISVDPKRDSNEMLTTYTHFYNDNFIGITGETSEIDKLVASFGVIYQKTFLANNGKYVSVPYNSPIPEGQRESYLINHSSRLYLVNPEGQYVAAFAPPHSAKKIAKDLLKL from the coding sequence ATGAAAAAGTCTAAGGCGATAATCGCTGCGGGTATTATCGGCCTTAGTGCACTCGGCGCTATTATTGCCAATAATATACAGCAATCAAATTTACCGACATTCACGACGGCTTACTCACAACCTAAGCAAATAAGCTTGCCAGATTTCGAACTCGGCGATAATAAAGAATACACCAAGGCCTTATTTAAAGGTAAATGGTCATTAGTTTTCTTTGGTTATGCCAGCTGCCCAGACATTTGCCCAACTGAATTATACAACCTCAACAATGTTGCAAATATCATGACTGATGCTGGTAAAACCATGCCACAAGTCGTATTTATTTCGGTCGACCCGAAGCGTGATAGTAATGAAATGCTGACAACTTATACGCATTTTTATAACGACAACTTTATAGGCATCACAGGTGAAACGAGCGAAATTGATAAATTAGTCGCTAGTTTTGGCGTTATTTATCAAAAAACGTTTTTAGCGAATAATGGTAAATATGTCTCTGTGCCTTACAATAGTCCAATACCTGAAGGTCAGCGTGAGAGTTATCTAATTAATCACTCTTCTCGACTGTATTTAGTTAATCCAGAAGGACAATATGTAGCGGCATTTGCACCGCCCCATAGCGCAAAGAAAATAGCTAAAGACCTACTTAAATTATAA
- a CDS encoding Lrp/AsnC family transcriptional regulator — protein sequence MLDSKDKLILDILQRDASLSVAELADKVSLTVSPCWKRLKRLEDSGYILRRVALLNEQKLGLALTAFVNIKTQNHSDTWFKKFVVSVDGFAEVTEFYRMAGEYDYMMKVLVKDMAAFDVFYKRLVNCVDGLTDVTSSFAMEGLKNTTQLPIS from the coding sequence ATGTTAGATTCGAAGGATAAATTGATTTTAGACATACTGCAGCGCGATGCATCTTTGTCAGTGGCAGAACTCGCGGATAAGGTGAGTTTAACGGTATCGCCTTGCTGGAAGCGGTTAAAACGGTTAGAGGATAGCGGTTATATCTTACGCCGAGTGGCATTATTAAATGAGCAGAAACTCGGCCTTGCACTCACAGCCTTTGTTAATATCAAAACCCAAAATCACAGTGATACTTGGTTTAAAAAGTTTGTCGTGAGTGTTGATGGCTTTGCAGAAGTGACCGAGTTTTACCGTATGGCTGGCGAATACGATTACATGATGAAGGTACTAGTGAAAGATATGGCTGCATTTGATGTGTTTTATAAACGATTAGTTAATTGCGTCGATGGATTAACTGATGTTACCTCTTCCTTTGCGATGGAAGGGCTAAAAAATACGACGCAATTACCTATCTCTTAA
- a CDS encoding DMT family transporter — protein MNTKLVATLLFASVCLIWGTTWMAMEIAVHSIPPITATGLRFALAAPLLILAARKLNIPLMFPKGKNLEFALISVFYFAAPFTLMIFGEQYISSGLASIIFATMPVVVLAFAVLVHRQKVHIHQLAGLAIALFSLITIISNEMGVSANGSLIGVGALVLAVLMHATIYTSVQTRCQGIHVLTYNALPCLVASVLLLAVGAFIEQPDFSTFTSTSWLSVIYLGVIAGIGGIMAYFQLNKVASPFQASICFLVFPVIALGLDSAINGRTISHESLVMMVMLTAGVLLCKLPIELISKRFTRIASKVEKSS, from the coding sequence ATGAATACAAAACTCGTCGCTACATTATTATTTGCATCTGTATGTTTGATCTGGGGTACAACCTGGATGGCTATGGAAATTGCAGTTCATTCAATTCCACCCATCACTGCAACTGGATTACGCTTTGCACTGGCTGCACCGCTATTAATTTTAGCTGCTCGCAAGCTCAATATCCCGCTGATGTTCCCAAAAGGTAAAAATCTTGAATTTGCGTTAATCAGCGTGTTTTATTTTGCGGCACCATTCACCTTAATGATTTTTGGTGAGCAATATATTTCATCTGGATTAGCGTCGATTATTTTTGCCACTATGCCAGTTGTCGTATTAGCATTCGCCGTATTAGTACACCGCCAAAAAGTACACATTCACCAGCTAGCTGGTCTTGCTATTGCTTTGTTTAGTTTAATTACAATTATTAGTAATGAGATGGGCGTAAGTGCGAACGGTAGCCTAATCGGTGTTGGCGCATTGGTGTTAGCCGTATTAATGCACGCTACGATCTATACCAGTGTACAAACCCGTTGTCAGGGTATTCACGTACTGACGTATAATGCACTCCCATGTCTTGTTGCTTCAGTATTATTATTGGCTGTTGGCGCATTCATAGAGCAACCAGACTTTAGCACATTCACGTCAACATCTTGGTTATCAGTTATTTACCTTGGCGTTATTGCTGGTATTGGCGGCATCATGGCTTACTTCCAATTAAATAAAGTGGCAAGCCCATTTCAAGCATCAATCTGTTTCCTTGTGTTCCCCGTTATCGCACTTGGTCTAGACAGTGCAATCAACGGTAGAACGATTAGTCACGAATCATTAGTCATGATGGTAATGCTAACTGCAGGTGTTTTACTGTGTAAATTACCGATTGAATTAATCAGTAAACGTTTCACAAGAATTGCCTCTAAAGTAGAGAAATCGTCATAA
- the thiH gene encoding 2-iminoacetate synthase ThiH codes for MSFYEQLQKLDWDDIRLSIYAKTAADVERALSKSRLDLDDFQALISPAAEPYLEQMAQHSVQLTRQRFGNTIQFYVPLYLSNMCSNICTYCGFSMHNKIRRTTLDMKQLNSEARAIKKMGFDHLLLVAGESERKVGMPYFRQVFNELKSQFSHLSLEVQPLEQADYEELKELGLDSVLVYQETYHPRTYAEHHIKGKKSDFKYRIETPDRLGKAGIHKMGLGALIGLDEWRTDCFHVAAHLDYLQKRYWQTKYSISFPRLRPCEGAFQPKSIMNDRQLVQLICAYRLFNPDVELSLSTRESEHFRDNVIPLGITSISAGSKTQPGGYSDDTEKALEQFEIDDDRSPNEMAGLVKTMGLEVVWKDWDRSLTALK; via the coding sequence ATGAGCTTTTACGAGCAATTACAAAAATTAGATTGGGATGATATTCGCTTATCCATTTATGCCAAAACAGCGGCAGATGTTGAGCGTGCATTATCGAAGTCTCGACTCGATCTGGATGACTTTCAAGCCTTAATTTCACCTGCGGCAGAACCTTATTTAGAGCAGATGGCACAGCATAGTGTACAGTTAACACGACAACGTTTTGGTAATACTATCCAATTCTATGTGCCGTTATACCTTTCTAATATGTGCTCTAATATTTGTACCTATTGTGGCTTCTCGATGCATAACAAAATTCGTCGTACCACGCTGGATATGAAGCAGTTAAACAGTGAAGCGCGAGCGATTAAAAAAATGGGTTTTGATCATTTGTTATTAGTGGCAGGTGAGTCGGAACGTAAAGTGGGTATGCCGTATTTTCGTCAGGTATTTAATGAATTGAAATCGCAGTTCTCGCATTTATCCTTGGAAGTGCAGCCGCTAGAACAAGCCGATTATGAAGAACTAAAAGAATTGGGGTTAGATTCAGTATTAGTGTATCAAGAAACCTATCATCCCCGGACGTATGCCGAACACCATATCAAAGGTAAGAAGTCTGATTTTAAATATCGAATTGAAACCCCAGACAGGTTAGGCAAAGCTGGTATTCATAAAATGGGGCTAGGTGCATTAATTGGCTTAGATGAATGGCGTACCGACTGTTTCCATGTTGCTGCGCATTTAGATTATTTGCAAAAACGTTATTGGCAAACCAAGTATTCAATTTCTTTCCCACGTTTAAGACCATGTGAAGGTGCATTTCAGCCGAAGTCGATTATGAATGATCGCCAATTAGTACAGTTGATTTGTGCTTATAGATTGTTTAATCCGGATGTGGAATTATCGTTATCGACGCGAGAGTCCGAGCATTTTCGTGACAATGTTATTCCATTGGGGATCACCAGTATTAGTGCGGGCTCGAAAACCCAACCCGGTGGTTATTCTGACGATACAGAGAAAGCCTTAGAGCAGTTTGAAATTGATGATGACCGTTCACCAAATGAGATGGCAGGTCTAGTCAAAACGATGGGCTTAGAAGTGGTTTGGAAAGATTGGGATAGGTCGTTAACGGCACTTAAATAA
- a CDS encoding thiazole synthase has translation MSVTTLNPAFLLPSDELVIADKTFSSRLFTGTGKFSDQKIMAAALIASQSQLVTMALKRIDLANQDDDILKPLIAAGMNLLPNTSGARDAKEAVYAAQLAREALQTNWIKLEIHPDPKYLLPDPIETLKATEQLARDGFHVLPYIHADPVLCKRLEAVGTAAVMPLGAPIGSNKGIRTAEFLEIIIEQSTVPVIVDAGIGAPSHAALAMEMGADAVLVNTAIAVAKDPVAMSQAFALAVQAGRQAYLAGLGRQAQTAVASSPLTAFLDL, from the coding sequence ATGTCAGTAACAACTTTAAACCCAGCATTCTTATTACCAAGTGATGAGCTTGTCATTGCCGATAAAACCTTTTCATCACGGTTATTTACCGGTACGGGGAAATTTAGCGATCAAAAAATAATGGCTGCTGCCTTGATTGCATCTCAATCCCAGTTAGTGACTATGGCATTAAAACGCATTGATTTAGCTAATCAAGATGATGATATTCTTAAGCCTTTGATTGCCGCTGGTATGAACTTATTACCCAATACGTCTGGTGCGCGTGATGCCAAAGAAGCGGTATATGCTGCACAATTAGCACGTGAAGCATTGCAAACGAATTGGATTAAATTAGAAATTCATCCAGACCCAAAATATTTACTACCAGATCCAATTGAAACTTTAAAGGCCACAGAACAGTTAGCGCGTGATGGTTTCCATGTGTTGCCATACATTCATGCCGACCCGGTATTGTGTAAACGTCTGGAAGCTGTGGGTACTGCTGCAGTCATGCCGTTAGGTGCACCGATTGGTTCAAACAAAGGTATTCGTACTGCAGAGTTCTTAGAGATTATTATTGAGCAATCGACAGTCCCTGTGATTGTTGATGCTGGTATTGGCGCGCCATCACATGCGGCGTTAGCCATGGAAATGGGCGCGGATGCGGTATTGGTTAATACTGCGATTGCGGTGGCTAAAGATCCAGTGGCGATGAGTCAAGCATTTGCGTTAGCTGTGCAAGCAGGTCGGCAAGCTTATTTAGCTGGATTAGGTCGCCAAGCACAGACTGCGGTTGCTTCTAGTCCATTAACAGCATTTTTAGATCTGTAA
- the thiS gene encoding sulfur carrier protein ThiS has product MKLIINDEINNLAVTTITSLLTVLEQPEKGIAVAVNQAIITRQKWDDFELSENDRVTLFQAIAGG; this is encoded by the coding sequence ATGAAATTAATCATTAACGATGAAATAAATAACCTAGCAGTGACGACTATTACGTCATTATTGACGGTATTAGAACAGCCAGAAAAAGGCATTGCGGTAGCGGTGAACCAAGCCATTATTACACGTCAAAAATGGGATGATTTTGAGTTGTCAGAAAATGATCGAGTGACTTTATTTCAAGCTATTGCAGGAGGCTAA
- a CDS encoding HesA/MoeB/ThiF family protein translates to MTGLSDQEYMRYSAHLLLSDIGEQGQLALRNAKVLIVGVGGLGAPVALYLASAGVGHLYLADDDHVELSNLQRQIIFTQQQLKQMKVSAAKASLAQLNPHISVTAIAQRVTLDSANHQMVDMLAQIDLVIDCSDNMLTRQAINKICVTQKLPLIVGAGIRMEGQLISFNAQQTDSACYHCLYPFEETAETNNCSTSGVLGPLVGVIGSLQALEAIKYLTSMPLSSLNRLMRFDGKTLQWQYLSVTKNPDCSVCAGR, encoded by the coding sequence ATGACCGGATTAAGTGATCAGGAATATATGCGTTATAGCGCGCATTTACTGCTTAGTGATATCGGTGAGCAGGGACAATTAGCACTGCGTAATGCCAAAGTATTGATTGTCGGTGTAGGTGGCCTTGGCGCACCTGTTGCTCTGTATTTAGCTTCTGCTGGTGTTGGCCATTTATATTTAGCGGATGATGATCATGTTGAGCTAAGTAATCTACAACGGCAGATTATTTTCACTCAACAGCAGTTAAAGCAGATGAAGGTAAGCGCGGCAAAAGCCTCGTTAGCACAGCTTAATCCACATATAAGTGTCACGGCAATCGCACAAAGAGTAACCCTCGATAGTGCGAATCATCAAATGGTAGATATGCTTGCCCAAATTGATTTAGTCATTGATTGCAGCGATAACATGCTGACTAGGCAAGCGATAAACAAGATCTGTGTAACCCAAAAACTACCGTTAATAGTGGGCGCTGGTATTCGTATGGAAGGGCAGTTGATCTCGTTTAACGCACAGCAAACTGATTCGGCGTGTTATCACTGTTTATATCCTTTTGAAGAAACAGCTGAAACGAATAATTGCAGTACCTCGGGAGTACTCGGCCCCTTGGTTGGTGTTATTGGTTCTTTGCAAGCATTGGAAGCAATTAAATATTTAACCAGCATGCCGCTGTCTTCACTAAATAGGTTAATGCGTTTTGATGGTAAAACCTTGCAATGGCAGTACCTCTCTGTCACTAAAAATCCCGACTGTTCTGTGTGTGCAGGTCGCTAA